A region of Allocoleopsis franciscana PCC 7113 DNA encodes the following proteins:
- a CDS encoding WD40 repeat domain-containing protein translates to MREPNRIQEVAVLNERSLSTLSRAITLSEGHFALILVRCNYEVCKEQMRQRLQALTGVTLSELVLRKAIKSLYRPIVSILSGTQASALIVFGLESVTAIDQVLISTNQIREEFRKNLTRPLVLWITDEVLQKLTRFAPDFKSWAATSIKFELTTTELLALWQQTTDELFTRLLGSDLSEFLSNDALNLAPGCRQRQELESVLRDLTTRGVYLEPEQWATWQFILGRDALTRDQLDVALVQYQKSLDVWLPEDQSGAVWEQGNNASMFAFIQGEKAYTGAQENLSHPTSQTHPQDVNAAQRSLVRGRHNPKSLERVGLLFHHIGLCHCRQAELQPLTSRIQWEQAKESFSKAIEVFTLARRQDLVAQLTLHLGQVLKQLESWTELQALALHALEDPQTQDSPVQLAQAYGFLAVVALAQFEWENAKYLAWGAFDLLAQSGSPQPLHRGGYLLYSAKAQRQLGELTPAITNLEQAITAEYWSPTALKKQPQLYIDILEELRSLYLEQRQYWRAFELKQRQRLIEQQYGFSTFLGAAPLQPFTRQGRGISSLEIAAAGRQSDVNRLIERLSRNDHKLTIIHGSSGVGKSSLINAGLVPALASRIIGAREAMPIVQKAYRDWLGELERRLEAALASRQVKGLNSSKEEFSPELELKIRQSVYDESAQCSTPNPAQVQPATLGGEETPPVSAEEAATLAENLLRSQTLALALSVARLREAQSQTLNQSPIPSFQPSISSPRLQQILKQLRVAAEHKLLTVLIFDQFEEFFFCTNLEQRREFYEFLAQCLNLPFLKVILSLREDYLHYLLECERYCNLSTINNNILDRQLRYHLGDLSPDDARNVISTLADVSQFQLEESLIAALVRDLAGSTGVVRLIELQVVGQQLQTEKITTLEQYYALGADPKATLVERSLLGVINDCGQENEDTVWQVLFSLTDERGTRPLKTIPELAVGTGITPKCFTEQCLTRCDGSQAQLIPKKLDLILKILVGSGLVFRVPEEQQDRYQLVHDYLVEPIRQKYNQLAHLNVVAKLERSEQALVQAHQQRLRASIIGATMALLAITTGGLGWRAEVQRRLATNLSINAQLSAISASSEALFVSNKKFDALLEGLRAARRLKDLETAERSVEPDTHLQVVTALSQAVYSTAERNRLEGHSDIVWNVSFSPDGQLLASASQDHTVKLWRPDGTLVATLNRHNDSVTSVSFSPDSQMMASSSKDGKIRLWRRNGSLVSLLRGHVGPVYSVSFSPDGQLIASAGGDGTIRFWTLKGKLIQTLYSDHGVVRWVSFSPDGERVASARQDGTIELWSRQGKLLQTLKGHNRQVNGVVFSPDGQFLASASDDKTVKLWNRNGKLIKTFSKHQGWVMAVAFSADGQFLASASADNTVRLWNRNGTLRQTFTGHSDIVTSVSFSPTPVSGLPGESSKTTLQSSTFNSVPLLASASNDKTIRLWGLNNPSRLILPVQKQVREVSFSPDSQLIATAGDDKTVQLWTRNGKLLHTLKGHKERIDSISFSPEGQLLASASRDGTMKLWTRGGLLLKTITGHQGWVLSVSFSPDGKRLASTGQDGTVKLWTRQGVLIKTLSEHRDSLHPDALNSKTANGENRSDFRVNAVAFSPDGELLASAGDDKTVKLWTADGRLLKTLRGHSNWVLDVSFSPDSQMIASASYDNTVKLWSRQGEMIRTLKGHSDSVAHVRFSPTGQILATTSWDNRIQLWRLDDTLIKTLEGQQDRVTSVSWSHDGKALASASRDNTVMVWNFNLEHLLDQGCNWLRYYLQNNPKVRHRDRELCQSLERPQDQTPKG, encoded by the coding sequence ATGAGAGAGCCAAATCGAATACAAGAAGTAGCGGTCTTGAATGAGCGTTCACTGTCAACTTTATCCAGGGCAATTACTCTCTCTGAAGGGCACTTTGCACTGATTTTGGTTCGCTGTAACTATGAAGTTTGCAAAGAGCAAATGCGGCAGCGATTGCAAGCACTCACGGGAGTCACGCTGAGTGAGCTAGTTTTGCGAAAAGCCATTAAAAGCTTATATAGACCTATTGTTTCTATCCTTTCGGGCACGCAGGCATCGGCGTTGATTGTGTTTGGCCTAGAGTCAGTAACAGCCATTGACCAGGTGCTGATTTCGACGAACCAAATTCGAGAAGAATTTCGGAAAAATTTAACCCGTCCTCTCGTGTTGTGGATCACCGATGAGGTTTTGCAGAAGCTGACGCGGTTTGCCCCCGATTTTAAGAGTTGGGCAGCCACCTCAATCAAGTTTGAACTGACCACCACCGAGTTACTCGCTTTATGGCAGCAAACAACGGATGAACTCTTTACCCGGCTTTTGGGGAGCGATTTGAGTGAATTTCTGTCCAACGACGCTCTCAATTTGGCACCGGGTTGTCGCCAACGCCAGGAACTTGAGTCGGTGTTACGAGACTTAACGACTCGTGGCGTTTATTTAGAACCTGAACAATGGGCCACTTGGCAGTTTATTTTAGGGCGGGATGCCTTAACACGGGATCAGCTCGATGTAGCGCTTGTGCAGTACCAAAAGAGTTTGGACGTTTGGCTGCCAGAAGATCAGAGTGGGGCGGTGTGGGAGCAGGGAAACAATGCTTCAATGTTCGCGTTTATACAGGGGGAGAAAGCCTACACAGGAGCTCAGGAGAACCTTTCCCATCCAACATCCCAAACCCACCCCCAGGACGTTAACGCCGCACAAAGAAGTCTAGTCCGAGGACGGCACAATCCAAAATCGTTAGAGCGTGTTGGGCTACTCTTCCATCACATCGGGTTGTGTCATTGCCGTCAAGCGGAGTTGCAACCGCTCACCAGTCGTATCCAGTGGGAACAAGCCAAAGAGTCATTTAGTAAGGCGATTGAGGTATTTACACTTGCCAGACGACAAGATTTAGTGGCTCAGTTAACCCTTCATCTCGGTCAGGTATTAAAACAGCTAGAAAGCTGGACTGAATTACAGGCTCTGGCCTTACACGCTTTGGAAGACCCTCAAACCCAAGACAGCCCAGTACAATTGGCTCAAGCTTATGGTTTTTTGGCGGTTGTGGCGTTGGCTCAGTTTGAATGGGAGAACGCCAAGTATTTAGCCTGGGGTGCTTTTGACCTCCTCGCTCAGTCTGGGTCGCCTCAACCCCTGCATCGAGGAGGGTATTTGTTATACTCAGCCAAAGCGCAGCGACAGTTGGGTGAATTGACCCCGGCGATCACGAATCTAGAACAGGCGATCACAGCCGAGTATTGGTCACCAACGGCTCTCAAGAAGCAGCCACAGCTTTATATTGACATCTTGGAAGAATTGCGATCGCTCTATCTAGAGCAACGGCAATATTGGAGAGCGTTTGAACTCAAACAGCGGCAACGCTTGATTGAGCAACAGTATGGATTTTCCACTTTCCTCGGTGCGGCTCCCTTACAACCGTTTACCCGCCAAGGTCGAGGCATATCATCCCTAGAAATTGCAGCAGCAGGGCGTCAATCGGATGTCAATCGCCTAATCGAACGTTTGAGCCGCAATGACCATAAACTGACCATCATTCACGGCTCTTCTGGTGTTGGTAAAAGTTCCTTGATTAATGCGGGTTTAGTCCCAGCTTTGGCATCCCGGATTATTGGAGCCAGAGAAGCGATGCCGATTGTGCAAAAAGCTTACAGAGATTGGCTTGGGGAACTAGAACGGCGTCTAGAAGCCGCATTGGCCAGTCGGCAAGTTAAAGGGTTGAATAGTTCAAAAGAAGAATTCTCACCTGAGTTGGAACTGAAAATCAGGCAATCTGTCTATGACGAGTCGGCTCAGTGTTCCACACCTAACCCAGCTCAAGTCCAGCCGGCTACTCTTGGCGGGGAAGAAACACCGCCTGTAAGTGCCGAAGAAGCCGCTACGTTAGCGGAAAACTTGTTGCGATCACAAACGCTCGCCTTGGCTCTCTCCGTAGCGCGATTACGCGAAGCGCAATCGCAAACCTTAAATCAATCCCCCATTCCCAGTTTCCAACCTTCCATTTCTAGCCCAAGGCTTCAACAAATCCTGAAACAGTTGCGTGTTGCTGCGGAACACAAATTATTAACGGTTCTAATTTTTGATCAATTTGAAGAATTTTTCTTCTGTACCAACCTAGAACAACGGCGTGAGTTTTATGAGTTTTTGGCGCAGTGTTTGAATCTGCCTTTCTTAAAAGTTATTTTGTCACTGCGAGAAGATTATTTGCACTATTTGTTGGAGTGTGAGCGTTATTGTAATCTCAGTACCATTAACAACAATATTCTGGATCGACAGCTTCGCTACCACTTAGGAGATCTTTCGCCTGATGATGCAAGAAACGTGATTAGCACGTTAGCCGACGTCTCTCAATTTCAGTTAGAAGAATCTCTGATTGCAGCCCTGGTGCGAGATTTAGCCGGCAGTACAGGAGTCGTGCGCCTGATTGAATTACAAGTTGTAGGGCAACAGCTACAAACGGAAAAAATTACGACGCTAGAGCAATATTACGCTCTAGGAGCTGATCCAAAAGCCACCCTGGTGGAGCGATCGCTGTTGGGTGTAATCAATGACTGTGGACAAGAGAACGAAGATACGGTTTGGCAAGTCCTGTTCTCTTTAACCGATGAACGCGGTACCCGTCCGTTGAAAACTATCCCTGAGTTGGCTGTAGGCACAGGTATTACACCCAAGTGTTTTACAGAGCAATGCTTAACCCGTTGTGACGGGTCACAAGCACAACTAATACCCAAAAAACTTGATTTAATCTTAAAGATTCTGGTCGGTTCTGGTTTGGTATTCCGGGTGCCGGAGGAGCAACAAGACCGATATCAGCTAGTTCATGATTATCTAGTCGAACCGATTCGTCAAAAATATAATCAGCTTGCACATTTAAATGTAGTGGCAAAGCTAGAAAGAAGTGAACAGGCACTGGTTCAGGCACATCAGCAGCGCTTGCGAGCAAGTATCATAGGTGCGACCATGGCACTTTTAGCCATCACTACAGGTGGTTTGGGGTGGCGAGCTGAGGTTCAAAGACGACTGGCTACCAACCTTTCGATTAATGCCCAGTTGAGTGCAATTAGTGCTTCTTCAGAAGCCCTGTTTGTTTCTAATAAAAAGTTTGATGCTCTACTAGAAGGATTGAGAGCCGCAAGACGCCTCAAGGATTTAGAGACGGCGGAGCGATCCGTAGAACCTGATACCCATTTACAGGTTGTCACCGCTCTATCCCAGGCGGTTTACTCCACTGCGGAGCGTAATCGGTTGGAGGGGCATAGTGATATCGTTTGGAACGTCAGCTTTTCTCCCGATGGTCAACTTTTAGCCTCTGCCAGTCAAGACCACACCGTGAAACTGTGGCGTCCCGATGGAACGTTAGTTGCTACTCTCAACAGACACAACGATAGTGTGACGAGCGTCTCATTTAGTCCCGATAGTCAGATGATGGCATCGAGTAGCAAGGATGGCAAAATTAGGCTCTGGCGTCGCAATGGCAGCCTCGTGAGCCTGCTTCGGGGTCATGTTGGTCCGGTGTATAGTGTGAGCTTTTCTCCCGATGGTCAGCTCATCGCTTCTGCGGGTGGGGATGGTACCATTCGATTTTGGACGCTTAAGGGCAAGTTAATTCAGACGTTATACAGTGATCACGGTGTCGTGAGATGGGTCAGCTTTAGTCCCGATGGTGAGAGGGTCGCGTCAGCCCGTCAGGATGGGACAATTGAGCTATGGAGTAGACAAGGTAAGTTACTGCAAACCCTCAAAGGGCATAATCGCCAGGTAAACGGTGTGGTGTTCAGTCCCGATGGTCAGTTCCTGGCGTCAGCTAGCGATGATAAAACGGTAAAGCTGTGGAACCGCAACGGAAAGCTGATCAAAACTTTCTCCAAGCATCAAGGATGGGTGATGGCTGTGGCGTTTAGTGCCGATGGTCAGTTCCTGGCATCAGCGAGTGCTGACAATACGGTTAGGCTGTGGAATCGGAATGGGACTCTCCGGCAAACGTTTACAGGACACAGCGATATTGTTACTTCTGTCAGTTTCAGTCCCACTCCTGTTAGCGGGTTGCCCGGTGAAAGTTCCAAGACAACGTTACAATCTTCCACCTTCAACTCAGTTCCACTCTTAGCCTCCGCCAGCAATGACAAAACCATTAGACTTTGGGGACTCAATAACCCGTCTCGCCTAATTTTGCCAGTTCAAAAGCAAGTGAGAGAGGTTTCGTTTTCACCGGATAGTCAACTGATAGCCACGGCGGGTGATGACAAGACGGTGCAACTCTGGACTCGTAACGGTAAGTTACTCCACACCTTAAAGGGGCATAAGGAGCGCATTGACAGCATCAGTTTTAGTCCGGAGGGTCAACTTCTGGCCTCAGCGAGTCGGGATGGAACGATGAAACTTTGGACTCGCGGGGGTCTTTTGCTCAAGACGATCACCGGGCATCAGGGCTGGGTGTTGAGTGTCAGCTTTAGTCCTGACGGCAAGCGACTGGCTTCTACAGGTCAGGATGGAACCGTGAAACTCTGGACTCGTCAGGGTGTTTTGATTAAGACATTGAGTGAACATCGCGATTCTTTACACCCTGATGCGCTCAACAGCAAGACGGCAAACGGAGAGAATCGTTCTGATTTCCGCGTTAATGCGGTTGCCTTTAGCCCTGATGGCGAACTCTTAGCCTCTGCTGGTGATGACAAGACCGTAAAGCTGTGGACAGCGGATGGTAGATTATTGAAAACCTTGCGGGGGCATAGTAATTGGGTTTTAGATGTAAGTTTTTCACCGGACTCCCAGATGATCGCCTCGGCAAGTTATGACAACACGGTCAAACTCTGGAGTCGCCAGGGAGAAATGATCAGAACCTTGAAGGGGCATAGCGATAGCGTCGCTCACGTTCGCTTTAGTCCCACCGGTCAAATTCTGGCAACAACCAGTTGGGATAACCGGATACAACTGTGGCGGCTGGATGATACCTTGATTAAAACCCTAGAAGGACAACAAGATCGGGTGACGAGCGTCAGTTGGAGTCATGATGGTAAAGCACTCGCTTCTGCCAGTCGGGACAATACTGTGATGGTGTGGAATTTCAATTTAGAGCATTTGTTGGATCAAGGCTGTAACTGGCTGCGGTACTATCTGCAAAACAATCCTAAAGTGAGACACCGGGATCGGGAACTTTGTCAGTCTCTTGAGCGACCACAAGATCAGACTCCTAAAGGATAA
- a CDS encoding P-loop NTPase fold protein: MKLHLPTFFRACNPAKTLVVGNPEDRQYYIDFSSVRGGRIVEALGRTITRLSPDDPTCQLFTGHIGCGKSTELFRLKAQLEAQQFHVVYFESSKDLDMADVDISDILLSIARSVSESLEAVGIHLKPRSFAKLFNDLKDFLQTPIELSTEAELSVGIAKITAKTKDSPELRDQLRQHLEPRTKSILSAINDEILLRGTEELKNRGKKGLVVIIDNLDRVDPRPVASGRSQPEYLFIDRGSQLRDLKCHLVYTLPLALMFCNEYETLKNRLGAGVAPKVLPMVPIQSRDGCDFPKGMALMRQMVMARAFPHVEPQARLNLILEVFDSPDTLDRMCRVSGGHVRNLLGLLYNCLQQEDPPFTRECLESVIKGYRDDLALAVDEEEWDLLSQVVRQQIVKGEREYQVLLRSGFVYEYRDEMGRWFGINPALAETERFQSLVTLPNGV; this comes from the coding sequence ATGAAGCTGCATTTACCAACATTTTTCAGAGCTTGTAACCCAGCTAAAACTCTTGTTGTGGGGAATCCGGAGGATCGTCAATACTATATCGATTTTTCTTCTGTCCGTGGCGGCAGAATTGTGGAAGCCTTAGGACGAACCATCACTCGCCTTTCTCCGGATGATCCCACCTGTCAGTTGTTTACAGGCCATATCGGCTGCGGAAAGTCTACTGAGCTGTTTCGACTCAAAGCCCAGTTGGAGGCGCAACAATTTCATGTGGTTTATTTTGAGTCCAGTAAAGACCTGGACATGGCGGATGTGGATATCAGCGATATTTTGCTCAGTATCGCCCGCTCCGTGAGCGAAAGCCTGGAGGCGGTTGGCATCCACCTCAAACCTCGGTCTTTTGCCAAACTCTTCAACGACCTCAAAGATTTTTTGCAGACCCCTATCGAGCTGTCAACGGAAGCTGAACTCTCGGTCGGAATTGCCAAAATTACCGCTAAAACCAAAGATAGCCCCGAACTGCGTGACCAGCTCAGACAGCACCTAGAACCTCGAACTAAAAGCATTTTAAGCGCCATCAATGATGAAATTTTGTTGCGGGGAACTGAGGAACTCAAGAATCGCGGCAAAAAAGGGTTGGTGGTGATTATTGATAATCTGGATCGGGTTGATCCCCGACCCGTAGCCTCTGGGCGATCGCAACCGGAATATCTGTTCATTGACCGTGGGTCTCAGTTACGAGACTTAAAGTGCCATCTGGTCTACACCCTGCCCTTAGCGTTGATGTTCTGTAATGAGTATGAAACGCTGAAAAATCGCTTAGGTGCTGGTGTGGCTCCTAAAGTCCTGCCGATGGTACCGATTCAGTCACGGGATGGTTGTGACTTCCCCAAAGGGATGGCGCTGATGCGACAGATGGTGATGGCACGAGCCTTTCCTCATGTGGAGCCTCAAGCGAGGCTGAATTTGATCTTAGAGGTGTTTGACAGTCCCGACACTCTCGACCGGATGTGCCGTGTGAGTGGGGGTCATGTCCGTAACTTATTAGGGCTACTCTATAACTGCCTACAACAGGAAGACCCACCCTTCACCCGTGAGTGCTTAGAAAGTGTGATCAAAGGTTACCGCGATGACTTAGCTCTCGCCGTGGATGAGGAGGAATGGGATTTGCTGTCTCAGGTGGTTCGACAACAAATTGTCAAGGGCGAACGAGAATATCAAGTACTGTTGCGGAGTGGATTTGTCTATGAGTATCGGGATGAGATGGGGCGCTGGTTTGGCATTAACCCCGCTTTGGCAGAAACAGAAAGATTTCAATCTTTAGTTACCTTGCCTAACGGGGTCTAG
- a CDS encoding cell division protein FtsQ/DivIB — translation MESIASVSQAQLTTRRKQLRRERRIKSVQALWRSMLVGGMATGLVWAITLPDWVISTSEQIVVEGNHLLSAKSIRSLLPLSYPESILRVEPQAIAKSLESQAPIAEATVTRQLLPPGLTIKVKERKPVAIAQSAASSPAQTANSTVKSGFLDAQGVLMPENSYTRLAQKLELPSLKVIGSSDQYISHWSEVYQAVSHSPVKVFEIDWRNPTNLILKTELGNVHLGPYSSRLTEQLTVLDRMRELPSHIQAGNIAYINLQNPEFPAIQMEKGNDTVSPTTH, via the coding sequence ATGGAAAGCATCGCATCAGTCTCTCAGGCACAATTGACCACCCGGCGCAAGCAGCTGCGACGCGAACGTCGAATTAAATCGGTTCAAGCCCTTTGGCGCTCAATGCTTGTGGGTGGTATGGCCACCGGCTTAGTGTGGGCGATTACGTTACCCGATTGGGTCATTTCAACTTCGGAACAAATTGTCGTCGAGGGCAATCACTTACTTTCTGCCAAATCGATTCGTTCCTTGCTGCCCTTGTCTTATCCGGAATCCATTCTGCGTGTCGAACCCCAAGCGATCGCCAAATCTCTAGAGTCTCAAGCTCCGATTGCCGAAGCTACCGTAACACGCCAATTATTGCCGCCCGGATTGACAATCAAAGTCAAAGAGCGTAAACCCGTGGCTATTGCTCAATCCGCTGCTTCCTCCCCGGCTCAAACGGCTAACTCTACCGTAAAATCGGGCTTCTTGGATGCCCAAGGCGTTTTGATGCCTGAAAACAGTTACACCAGGCTGGCGCAAAAACTGGAGTTGCCCTCACTCAAAGTGATTGGATCGTCGGATCAATATATCTCTCACTGGTCGGAAGTTTACCAAGCGGTAAGCCACTCCCCCGTGAAAGTTTTCGAGATCGATTGGCGAAATCCAACCAATTTAATCCTGAAAACCGAGTTAGGAAATGTTCATCTAGGCCCCTACAGTTCTCGATTGACAGAGCAACTGACCGTTCTGGATCGGATGAGAGAATTGCCGTCTCATATCCAGGCTGGGAACATCGCCTATATTAACCTGCAAAACCCAGAGTTTCCGGCAATTCAAATGGAAAAGGGAAATGATACGGTTTCACCCACCACTCATTAA
- the ftsZ gene encoding cell division protein FtsZ codes for MTLNNKLELDNQSSHITGQAELSIGVDNTHPYGNSGLQFAQISESTKGIPREETRSDNIVPGSVAKIKVIGVGGGGGNAVNRMIASEVSGVEFWSINTDSQALAQNAAARRLQMGQKLTRGLGAGGNPAIGQKAAEESREEIAHAIENADLVFITAGMGGGTGTGAAPIVAEVAKEMGALTVGVVTRPFTFEGRRRTTQAEEGIAALQSRVDTLIVIPNNKLLSVINEQTPVQEAFRVADDILRQGVQGISDIITIPGLVNVDFADVRAVMADAGSALMGIGIGSGKSRAREAASQAISSPLLEASIDGARGVVLNITGGSDLTLHEVNAAAETVYEVVDPNANIIFGAVIDDKMQGEVRITVIATGFSGETQSAPSSMKETPYPRRPIAPTPNPPMPPVEPRGRQQELDIPEFLQRRRFPKP; via the coding sequence ATGACGCTAAATAATAAACTAGAGCTTGACAATCAAAGCTCTCACATCACAGGACAAGCTGAACTATCAATTGGTGTGGACAATACACATCCCTATGGAAATTCTGGGTTACAGTTTGCTCAGATCTCTGAGTCCACCAAGGGAATACCCCGGGAAGAAACCAGGAGTGACAATATCGTGCCAGGTAGCGTTGCCAAAATTAAAGTGATTGGCGTAGGCGGGGGTGGGGGCAATGCAGTCAACCGCATGATCGCCAGTGAGGTGAGTGGGGTCGAATTTTGGTCGATTAATACAGATTCTCAAGCTCTAGCCCAAAACGCGGCAGCTAGGCGCTTACAAATGGGACAAAAACTGACGCGAGGACTGGGTGCTGGCGGAAATCCAGCGATTGGTCAAAAGGCGGCGGAAGAATCCCGTGAGGAAATTGCCCATGCGATTGAAAACGCGGATCTGGTTTTCATTACCGCTGGTATGGGGGGCGGCACGGGTACAGGAGCGGCACCAATTGTGGCTGAAGTCGCTAAAGAAATGGGTGCTCTTACCGTTGGCGTCGTTACCCGTCCTTTTACCTTTGAAGGACGCCGTCGCACCACTCAAGCTGAGGAAGGAATTGCCGCCTTGCAAAGTCGGGTGGATACCCTAATCGTGATTCCCAACAATAAGCTGCTGTCGGTGATTAATGAGCAGACTCCTGTTCAAGAAGCCTTTCGTGTAGCGGATGATATCCTCCGGCAGGGGGTTCAAGGTATTTCTGATATCATCACGATTCCCGGTCTGGTTAATGTAGATTTTGCTGATGTCCGCGCTGTGATGGCGGATGCGGGTTCTGCGTTAATGGGGATTGGCATCGGTTCTGGCAAGTCGAGAGCTCGCGAAGCCGCTTCTCAAGCGATTTCCTCTCCCTTGCTTGAAGCTTCTATTGATGGTGCCAGAGGCGTTGTGTTAAACATCACCGGTGGCAGCGACCTCACCCTCCACGAAGTGAATGCAGCGGCAGAAACTGTTTATGAGGTGGTCGATCCCAATGCCAATATTATTTTTGGAGCGGTGATTGATGACAAAATGCAGGGTGAGGTGAGAATTACCGTCATTGCCACCGGATTTAGCGGAGAAACCCAATCGGCACCCAGCTCAATGAAGGAAACTCCCTATCCACGGCGACCGATTGCCCCCACCCCCAATCCCCCCATGCCTCCCGTTGAACCGAGGGGTAGACAACAGGAATTAGATATTCCTGAGTTTCTGCAAAGGCGTCGTTTTCCTAAACCTTAG
- the thiD gene encoding bifunctional hydroxymethylpyrimidine kinase/phosphomethylpyrimidine kinase, with amino-acid sequence MTCQTQLNVPVALTIAGSDSGGGAGIQADLKTFAFHCVHGTSALTCVTAQNTQGVSRVDALPPEAVVAQIEAVVSDIGVQATKTGMLLNQEIIQAVATQVKILGLDNLVVDPVMVSRTGAQLIDDSAVQCLRDVLMPLAAIVTPNRYEAQILSGLAIHTLEDMQAAAQCIHQLGVTAVLVKGGGMTGSLRGVDVWFDGQELSTLKTEQVETHHTHGTGCTLSSAITANLAQGKDLGSAVRCAKDYVTTALNYALDMGQGTGPVGHFFPLLRS; translated from the coding sequence ATGACCTGTCAAACTCAATTAAATGTACCCGTTGCCCTAACAATAGCTGGTTCCGATAGCGGCGGCGGCGCTGGGATTCAAGCAGATTTAAAAACATTCGCCTTTCACTGCGTACACGGCACCAGTGCCCTGACTTGCGTAACGGCACAAAACACTCAGGGTGTGTCGCGGGTTGATGCTCTGCCTCCAGAGGCCGTGGTTGCCCAAATCGAGGCGGTAGTCAGCGATATTGGCGTGCAGGCGACCAAAACGGGGATGTTACTCAATCAGGAGATTATTCAAGCTGTGGCAACCCAGGTCAAAATCCTAGGTTTGGATAACCTGGTGGTAGACCCGGTGATGGTATCCCGGACGGGTGCCCAATTGATTGATGATTCGGCGGTACAGTGTTTACGGGATGTCCTGATGCCCCTAGCCGCTATTGTCACGCCGAACCGCTACGAAGCCCAAATATTGAGTGGTTTAGCCATTCATACCCTAGAGGATATGCAAGCAGCAGCCCAATGCATTCATCAACTGGGGGTGACGGCTGTTCTGGTCAAAGGGGGAGGAATGACAGGCAGCCTGCGCGGGGTTGATGTGTGGTTTGATGGGCAGGAGCTATCCACCCTGAAAACAGAACAAGTGGAAACCCACCATACCCATGGGACGGGTTGTACGCTCAGTAGTGCGATCACTGCCAATCTAGCACAGGGGAAAGACCTTGGATCTGCGGTGCGATGCGCTAAGGATTATGTCACAACGGCATTAAACTATGCCTTAGACATGGGTCAAGGAACAGGGCCAGTGGGACATTTTTTTCCCTTGTTGCGCTCCTAG